The Triticum aestivum cultivar Chinese Spring unplaced genomic scaffold, IWGSC CS RefSeq v2.1 scaffold60258, whole genome shotgun sequence genomic sequence NNNNNNNNNNNNNNNNNNNNNNNNNNNNNNNNNNNNNNNNNNNNNNNNNNNNNNNNNNNNNNNNNNNNNNNNNNNNNNNNNNNNNNNNNNNNNNNNNNNNNNNNNNNNNNNNNNNNNNNNNNNNNNNNNNNNNNNNNNNNNNNNNNNNNNNNNNNNNNNNNNNNNNNNNNNNNNNNNNNNNNNNNNNNNNNNNNNNNNNNNNNNNNNNNNNNNNNNNNNNNNNNNNNNNNNNNNNNNNNNNNtatttagaaaaaggaaaaaaataaagaagtagtttatatatagttgatctagctagttgatttaataaactaatttattttactatatatagacgTAGTTTGTTTTAGTAaatactacttatttatttatagtaagtgcttagtagttgaactagatagttgatttaattaataaaactacttttatttaactatatatagaagtagttcccgcatcgacatcggtgatgcctatcccgcatcctcgtcgtcgtcgactcggcggtggaggcctccttgatcagggccatgttcgggactgggctccgccgggctggtattgggaggtgctaccttccgggggacgtaggttgatGAGGAGgtagcccgttgttgacccgatccttgtttggtggcggtcgcgtgggccagtgatggtggtgaggcatccggacaccacggaggtggtacgtcaccgtgtcaatacctggcaggttcttcagggatctcagggatctcactggagctatgatcctgtgatggttccttatctttgggtgtccaccgcctgcgtcgatacccgtcgggcgctacggttctagttgtattagggataatattcgacgatgtacggacaccaagagataatgtacttttgcttataattattgaatgcatgctaatttgaatactatactttattttatgattttgttttgcttattttatgatttggttttgcttattgaatgctcatattggataagttctccttcattcccgtgtgctagacaatttgatataataatgcattcgggaatgaaaggaggagctacgtacatcaatcatcgatagtcaacccgtgattaataataatgatctagtttaatatttgaattatgaacgtaggccagaaatgtcgtactcatcggacgacgaaaaccgcccgggggagtgcgactggtgccacgacaaccgaggtatctgcgataggttcattgagctggacgaagatcgtcgcttcagcattaagctcgaggagaccttcgatgttcatacggtacgcaaccgacggtaatagttttttttcataattactcatgacttcaactattttaatcatgaaaatattttttatcttttccaattcgactagcttatcccatgctttgcaagacgctatgtcttggagaggatgggttttgaagaccatgaaagtttcgaaaccaaaaaaattatcctaagtacccatcatggtgtggattttcaagtaaagctgtacaatgctcagagtgtaacccattttggttgcaaaaattgggaagcactttgcaagatgtatggttttgatgagggtatgcttgttaccatggatcttggtgatcctacaatcgagcaagagagacctacgatttttGTCAaagtggatacacctccaattcttcccccacgtgaggttaacatagttattaagtaatttatattgtttatttcaaaatagttgacaacttattctccattgacagcttattttcattcttcaaagaatgtgcggaagatggtagacagaacctactacatcgaaggctccgaactaacttatcaggagaaaaatcatctggtcgcattttgtactgatcttgagaattacaatgtctacaatcgaactcctcaacattatggtcaatacgtgccactagtgcacgtgttgaactacggtaactaccatggagataccctggtaagattttttactattacgacatccgtgcatctttttgcacacttctaaaactagtacatcatatcattgctaactacgaagttattactatgtttttcaacagataatcccgaatgattgtgtgcctcatctgatgtatacacacggtagccttcaagttttgaacatacaaccaggtcttcctacgaatctgaactgtccataccgggtttctaatagaagtggagacatgacaatcaaagaatggaaaaaatgtatggacagtcggaaggagcttcttggaagcaacgtTCAGCGAAGGGCacaaattggagacaggatgatcgccattcttcataatggagagtcagggtctatattgttttatgctattttaccttaagagtgtttaggtcctacctgatactgatgatcatgtgttaagaacaattatgtagggttgggttcgatgactatgaggatgatgttCGTATGatttattattaataacgagtagaagttgtatgatgatgcatgattagtaggacgagtacttgttattatatatgctgatgtatgcgagcatgcatgagttattatatcagcgggtaaaatgaacatatatagcagcagcgttggtaaaccaaggacgaagatataagagaggacacttctctctattagctagctaatataacaacctaaaaataacccccaaaacccctaaagcagccactttcccaaaaaaaaacatggacttttggtcccggttggtgccaccaaccgggaccaaaggccccctgactgggctcggcgcacagagtCACGTGGAggtacattagtcccggttcttgtttgaaccgggactaatgggtggaggtattagtaacggcccgttagtcccggttcatgaaccgggactaaaggccctcacgaaccgggactattaggtgtttttctactagtgtaagatCCATATATCAAAAGTGCACACGGTACAAAGAAGAACAAANNNNNNNNNNgacgctatgtcttggagaggatgggttttgaagaccatgaaagtttcgaaaccaaaaaaattatcctaagtacccatcatggtgtggattttcaagtaaagctgtacaatgctcagagtgtaacccattttggttgcaaaaattgggaagcactttgcaagatgtatggttttgatgagggtatgcttgttaccatggatcttggtgatcctacaatcgagcaagagagacctacgatttttGTCAaagtggatacacctccaattcttcccccacgtgaggttaacatagttattaagtaatttatattgtttatttcaaaatagttgacaacttattctccattgacagcttattttcattcttcaaagaatgtgcgaaagatggtagacagaacctactacaccgaaggctccgaactaacttatcaggagaaaaatcatctggtcgcattttgtactgatcttgagaattacaatgtctacaatcgaactcctcaacattatggtcaatacgtgccactagtgcacgtgttgaactacggtaactaccatggagataccctggtaagattttttactattacgacatccgtgcatctttttgcacacttctaaaactagtacatcatatcattgctaactacgaagttattactatgtttttcaacagataatcccaaatgattgtgtgcctcatctgatgtatacacacggtagccttcaagttttgaacatacaaccaggtcttcctacgaatctgaactgtccataccgggtttctaatagaagtggagacatgacaatcaaagaatggaaaaaatgtatggacagtcggaaggagcttcttggaagcaacgttcagcgaagggcaaaaattggagacaggatgatcgccattcttcataatggagagtcagggtctatattgttttatgctattttaccttaagagtgtttaggtcctacctgatactgatgatcatgtgttaagaacaattatgtagggttgggttcgatgactatgaggatgatgatcgtatgatttattattaataacgagtagaagttgtatgatgatgcatgattagtaggacgagtacttgttattatatatgctgatgtatgcgagcatgcatgagttattatatcagcgggtaaaatgaacatatatagcagcagcgttggtaaaccaaggacgaagatataagagaggacacttctctctattagctagctaatataacaacctaaaaataacccccaaaacccctaaagcagccactttccaaaaaaaaacatggacttttggtcccggttggtgccaccaaccgggaccaaaggccccctaactgggctcggcgcacagagtcacgtggaggcacattagtcccggttcttgtttgaaccgggactaatgggtggaggtattagtaacggcccgttagtcccggttcatgaaccgggactaaaggccctcacgaaccgggactattaggtgtttttctactagtgtaagatCCATATATCAAAAGTGCACATGGTACAAAGAAGAACAAACTCATGAGTCCTCTCAAAAGGGTGAAGGAACAACCAAACATCAATATAACAGTGTGGCCTGCCATGCAGAGCTGGCCGGACGTAGGTACTCCTCTCGCTGTCACGCAGTGAGATAATATGAGAGCacttattcatatatatgtatatgtatgtgtatGACCTCAACGTACTCAGCGTAGATCGCTGGAGCTATATGCAGCCATGATGAGAAGAAGTGGTCGATCAACGAATCTTAGAACAGTCCACAGATGAGCTGATGGCGTAGGGGACGCTGACGCCGCACTTTGAAGGGATGCCGGCGGCCTTGCCAGCGTTGAGCCCACCAGCAGCGCTCTTGATGCACTTGCACGCTGCTTGCTTGTCAGCGGTGCTCCGGGCTGCACCGGCCAGACTCCTGACGCCGCTGCAGCAGGCCGCAGGCGGGTTGGCGCCGTTGCCGCGTGCATAGGAGATGCAGGGGCTCAAGGCAGAGGTCACCTGACCGCAGGATATCGCCGCATCGCAGGCTACGAGGAGCATAGCGGCCACCATGGCGACCAGCACGAGCTGAGTAGCTGCACCGCGAGCCATCCCTATCGAGTTTGCAGTAGTAGTGGTGTTGAGCTCAGCTGGAGATGGTGAGATGGGCTAGATTTGCTAAGTGATTGTACCGGTGAGGTGTTTCGTAGGGTGTGCATGGGCTTAAATAGAGCTGCTAACCAACATGTGATACCATTTGTAGTAAGTAAACTGTACACTATGATTGTGGCAAGTATTGCGTCCACAGGGATAAATTCGATTGGTGTGAGCCAATGCATAAATGTTTGTCGCTGGATGCTGGATTAGGTTGCTGGGTATATTATAGCATTTGGGAGACGGTTGGATGTTGGGTTGGGCCCATTGATCGACCAAGCATGCATACCTAGCGGTGGAGTGTGGTTCATTAGCGTGTGCAGCGCAGATTAATAACGACATGTACTCCTACAATGACCGACTGTGGAGTGGTTGAGTGCATTAATTTGGTTTGCTCGTGCAGGGCCACCGTTCAATCACCTTCATTGATGCAATATTCAGGGCTGCATTTTAATGATTAATTTGGTTTATATGAAGACATGTCTTTTGGGTAAATCTACCATGTATTATGTATGGCACGGTGCACCTGTATTCCGCTTCTGTGTTATAAAATATCGACTTTATTATGCAAATGGCTTTGGCGCATCCGGATCCTATAGCGGAATATGGGTGCGTTGCACCGCTCCCATCTATGGTCTTTTGATCAACAAGTGGCGCTACTAGGAATGAGGTTGGAGTACTTCTATCTTTTCAATGGACTTTAAATTTGTATGTATACTTATCCATGAACATAGGGAGTGGTAACTAAATTTACAATGCTATCAGCTCTGGAAGTTTTCCCTCCGTCTCTAGACACACCCACGTTGTTTTGGTCGGCACATCGAGCTCCTCAAATCGTCGGCAGAGCATTGTGCAAGCATGGACCAAATCAATGGGCCACGATGTTGTAGATGTGTACTATAATAGCGCTGGCGTATTAAATGGATCCAACGGCCACCTCTGCCGCGCAGGTCATTAAACTTCTCCGCTCTCTCATTTCACACACACCTCCTACCTTGTACTGCTACAAGGAATTAAAACCCAACTTCTTTGGGCAAAGTTAAAAAACCAACTTACATCGACTTTCTAGTCTGCAATATACCAGCCCGGGATGCATCTTCCTATAGATTCAAAGCGTACTAGTAGGAGCCATGGGGAACTTAGCAATATCTACGACACCCCAAATTTGGGCAACGGAGACTTGTGAAACAGTTTTTGACAGCTACGCCCTTATCCTATAAAGCTCACCTTTTTCCTTGGCCTGAGAACCACGTATGTGATGGAGATGCGATGGTAATAAGGCGGACCAAATGATAAATCATACATTTTGCAAGACAATGGCGCGGTGCCTATGAAGAGAATAGAAACCAAACATCTTGTCGTGCCCCGCCGTAAGTTTTCGCACCGAGGCCTTCTATGGAAAAATATGTTAGACCAGTTTTTTTTAGTAAATTTACATATTTCTATTTGTACTTCAATCAAAATATATGTTCATATTTTCTGGCAAAGCTAAAATGATATCAAAACTTACATACCAATCTGTATTCGGAAAATTCTAAAAATTTAGAACTTTTAGCCCTGAGATACACATTTTCGGCCACATTTTTACTAAAATCACTTGAATAAAATTAGATATATCTGTTTGAACTTCAATAAACATATGGAGTTCATATTTGCTACCGAAGATGAATAGTTATCTATATTCGGATACCAAACTGTATTTGGAAAATTCTACTGCCTCTGATCCAAAACAAGTATCGCAGCTTTAAATTAAGGTTAGATAAACCTTAGCTCAAAGATGCGACACTTATTATGGGTCGGAGGGAGTACAGTTTTTGATGGAAAAAGACTGAAATTATGTGGTTGTGCGATATTGGCAAGCAGCTGACGATCAACTATCCACTTTCAATGTGACACAACATAACTTTCTTGTTATTTTTCATACCATAAGCATTTAGTCCACGTACTCCAAGCTGAAGGCTATCACTAAAATTTACTAAAACTGCAAAAGTAATTGATAACATAGACTTACAATGACATCAATTTTGTAATATTCAAACAGTGTCTGATTAAAGTTTTTAATATCCAATCTAAAATGCTTGAAACAATAAGAAAAATCCGTGCAACTTATAGTTGCAATGCAGGCAGTGAATAAATCTCTCAATCAGGAAATGAAAAAAATTTGTTTATTGCCGCAAgttatgtttgcttattttggtcaCATTACATTATTTCTTTCCTGAACTGATCTTGCGATTCTGTCAATTCAAAAACACAAAAACAACATATTATAGTTAAAGGCTTTACCAACCGTCATCGTGGGGAAAGTCATCGTCAAAACTATTTTTCATAAACTAAATAAGCATCATCTTTTTTTCCCTGAAAAGTTACCCATGATTGTCTCTTTTTTTCATGTGGATGAGGATACAACATAGAAAAAGATAATTGATCATCCCACGGTTACTGAAGCCATTACAGATCGAGCTATGTTGAGATGAAAAAGGTCAAACTTCAGTATAAATGCTTATATATAAATATATTTAAGGTATAGtatatttttggaaaaaatcaaACACCTGACTCAAATTAGCATGGAGAGAATATTTCCATCCGTGCGCCTGTAGTGAAAAGTAGATATTAACTTTCTATTTGTGCAAGTATTTAGTGCCGTAGTCCACTCAGCTTTGTTATGTCATACCCTGTCAGAACGCCGGTTTATTACTGTGATTCGATCCATAATTACAAATTACAAATTTATAACAAATAGTTTTAGGGTGTGTTTTGTTGAGGAACCAAAATGAGTGAAATGCCATAGTCCCATTCCTAGTAAATTGTTGGGGTTCATTCCTACGTCTTGCTTGGAGCAACAAACTGGAATGGAATACTTTCCCAGTCTTGCATATATCAAAAGTGCTGAATAACATGCGCACGCAAGTAGAGCTGTTCAGCTGAGTATACAATCCATATATCAAAATTACACATGGTACAAAGTACAGCATACTCGGGGAGTGGAGGAACAACCAAACTCGGGCCGGCCATGCACAGCTGCTTGACGTACGtactcctctctctctcacgcagTGAGATAATATGAGagcatttattcatatatatatgtgtgtgtgcgtgtgtgtgaccTCAACAT encodes the following:
- the LOC123173684 gene encoding non-specific lipid-transfer protein 4.1, producing MARGAATQLVLVAMVAAMLLVACDAAISCGQVTSALSPCISYARGNGANPPAACCSGVRSLAGAARSTADKQAACKCIKSAAGGLNAGKAAGIPSKCGVSVPYAISSSVDCSKIR